From one Lycium barbarum isolate Lr01 chromosome 6, ASM1917538v2, whole genome shotgun sequence genomic stretch:
- the LOC132599225 gene encoding GATA transcription factor 5-like isoform X2 encodes MELIEARALKSSFLSDMAMKTSQQVFLDDIWCVTGINNVPSDDFSVDDLLDFSDKDFKDGSLQELHEDDEKDSFSKSSQNRNSQDSTFSGMESFGELPIPVDELENLEWLSQFVDDTSSEFSLLCPASSFKDKTGGFQESRSEPVVRPVVQKMRAPCFSLPVQRKPRSKRSRPAGRTWCFPSPTVSENSSSPTSSSYGSSPFPSVLFMNPVQDGDWLSSVEKPLKKPKKNSLAENPVQPGSGRRCTHCQVQKTPQWRAGPLGPKTLCNACGVRYKSGRLFPEYRPACSPTFSQEVHSNSHRKVLEMRRKKETGEVFDSGLSSMVSIC; translated from the exons ATGGAGTTGATTGAAGCAAGAGCATTGAAATCTAGTTTTCTTTCAGACATGGCCATGAAAACTAGCCAACAAGTTTTTCTTGATGATATATGGTGTGTAACAGGGATTAATAACGTACCAAGTGATGATTTTTCAGTTGATGACCTTTTGGATTTTTCTGATAAAGATTTCAAAGATGGCTCTTTACAAGAACTGCATGAAGATGATGAAAAAGACTCTTTTTCTAAGTCTTCTCAAAACAGAAATTCACAAGATTCCACCTTTTCCGGCATGGAAAGCTTTGGAGAACTCCCTATTCCG GTTGATGAATTGGAGAATCTTGAATGGTTATCACAATTTGTGGACGATACTTCATCAGAATTCTCTTTGTTGTGTCCGGCCAGCAGTTTCAAGGACAAAACCGGCGGTTTTCAAGAATCCCGGTCTGAACCGGTGGTTAGACCGGTTGTTCAGAAAATGAGAGCTCCATGTTTTTCGTTACCGGTTCAGAGGAAACCAAGAAGCAAACGGTCCAGACCGGCTGGAAGAACATGGTGTTTCCCATCACCAACAGTTTCAGAAAACTCTTCTTCACCAACCTCTTCATCATACGGTTCTTCACCTTTCCCTTCGGTTTTATTCATGAACCCGGTTCAAGATGGTGACTGGTTATCTAGTGTAGAAAAACCGTTGAAAAAGCCGAAAAAGAATTCATTAGCAGAGAACCCGGTTCAGCCCGGTTCAGGACGTAGGTGTACTCATTGCCAAGTTCAAAAAACACCACAGTGGCGAGCCGGTCCATTGGGTCCAAAAACATTGTGTAACGCATGTGGTGTTAGATACAAATCCGGTCGGCTTTTTCCGGAGTATAGACCGGCTTGTAGTCCAACATTTTCTCAAGAAGTTCACTCTAATAGTCACCGCAAAGTATTGGAGATGAGGCGAAAGAAGGAAACCGGTGAGGTTTTTGACTCCGGTTTAAGTTCTATGGTTTCAATTTGTTGA
- the LOC132599225 gene encoding GATA transcription factor 5-like isoform X1, producing the protein MELIEARALKSSFLSDMAMKTSQQVFLDDIWCVTGINNVPSDDFSVDDLLDFSDKDFKDGSLQELHEDDEKDSFSKSSQNRNSQDSTFSGMESFGELPIPPFQQVDELENLEWLSQFVDDTSSEFSLLCPASSFKDKTGGFQESRSEPVVRPVVQKMRAPCFSLPVQRKPRSKRSRPAGRTWCFPSPTVSENSSSPTSSSYGSSPFPSVLFMNPVQDGDWLSSVEKPLKKPKKNSLAENPVQPGSGRRCTHCQVQKTPQWRAGPLGPKTLCNACGVRYKSGRLFPEYRPACSPTFSQEVHSNSHRKVLEMRRKKETGEVFDSGLSSMVSIC; encoded by the exons ATGGAGTTGATTGAAGCAAGAGCATTGAAATCTAGTTTTCTTTCAGACATGGCCATGAAAACTAGCCAACAAGTTTTTCTTGATGATATATGGTGTGTAACAGGGATTAATAACGTACCAAGTGATGATTTTTCAGTTGATGACCTTTTGGATTTTTCTGATAAAGATTTCAAAGATGGCTCTTTACAAGAACTGCATGAAGATGATGAAAAAGACTCTTTTTCTAAGTCTTCTCAAAACAGAAATTCACAAGATTCCACCTTTTCCGGCATGGAAAGCTTTGGAGAACTCCCTATTCCG CCATTTCAACAGGTTGATGAATTGGAGAATCTTGAATGGTTATCACAATTTGTGGACGATACTTCATCAGAATTCTCTTTGTTGTGTCCGGCCAGCAGTTTCAAGGACAAAACCGGCGGTTTTCAAGAATCCCGGTCTGAACCGGTGGTTAGACCGGTTGTTCAGAAAATGAGAGCTCCATGTTTTTCGTTACCGGTTCAGAGGAAACCAAGAAGCAAACGGTCCAGACCGGCTGGAAGAACATGGTGTTTCCCATCACCAACAGTTTCAGAAAACTCTTCTTCACCAACCTCTTCATCATACGGTTCTTCACCTTTCCCTTCGGTTTTATTCATGAACCCGGTTCAAGATGGTGACTGGTTATCTAGTGTAGAAAAACCGTTGAAAAAGCCGAAAAAGAATTCATTAGCAGAGAACCCGGTTCAGCCCGGTTCAGGACGTAGGTGTACTCATTGCCAAGTTCAAAAAACACCACAGTGGCGAGCCGGTCCATTGGGTCCAAAAACATTGTGTAACGCATGTGGTGTTAGATACAAATCCGGTCGGCTTTTTCCGGAGTATAGACCGGCTTGTAGTCCAACATTTTCTCAAGAAGTTCACTCTAATAGTCACCGCAAAGTATTGGAGATGAGGCGAAAGAAGGAAACCGGTGAGGTTTTTGACTCCGGTTTAAGTTCTATGGTTTCAATTTGTTGA
- the LOC132599226 gene encoding protein FMP32, mitochondrial-like, protein MAAMKRVIPLGVNYGISLSKLRGINNVAINVPATSLLVNTDGYNVKYYSSAHNKFDYRQISQFVKPNNKRAFLVDTLALVRRLEAQGVPSKQAEAITSAITEVLNDSLENIATSFVSLAEMQKSDLVQEANLSKFKSQVQSSQENHFSLLQHETEKFRNDIEKVRSELRYEIDKLTAGQRLDLNLERGCIRDELAKQNTETSNLTNKLDREIHAMRAQLEAGKYEVIKYCIGTLVSISAVGLAVLRLYA, encoded by the exons ATGGCTGCTATGAAGCGAGTGATTCCATTAGGTGTTAATTACGGTATTAGTTTGTCCAAATTGCGAGGGATTAACAATGTAGCCATTAATGTTCCTGCAACTTCCTTGCTTGTAAATACCGATGGTTATAATGTTAAGTATTACAGTTCTGCTCATAACAAGTTTGATTATAGGCAGATTTCGCAGTTTGTTAAACCTAATAACAAACGTGCATTTCTCGTTGATACACTAGCTCTG GTTCGTAGATTAGAAGCACAAGGTGTACCTTCAAAGCAGGCAGAGGCAATAACATCTGCTATCACTGAGGTTTTAAACGACAGTTTGGAAAATATTGCAACTTCTTTTGTTTCGCTAGCTGAAATGCAGAAA TCTGACTTGGTTCAAGAAGCCAATCTTTCCAAGTTCAAATCTCAAGTACAAAGTTCCCAG gaaaatcatttttctctACTGCAACATGAAACTGAAAAGTTTCGGAATGACATTGAGAAAGTGCGTAGTGAATTGAG GTATGAAATTGATAAGCTTACTGCTGGACAACGTTTGGATTTAAATCTCGAAAGAGG ATGCATTCGCGATGAGCTTGCAAAGCAGAATACAGAGACCTCCAACCTTACTAACAAGCTAGATCGA GAAATCCATGCCATGAGGGCCCAACTTGAAGCTGGAAAATATGAAGTCATCAAATATTGTATAGGTACCCTTGTGTCCATCTCAGCTGTTGGCCTTGCTGTGCTTCGCTTATATGCTTAA
- the LOC132599228 gene encoding protein CHROMOSOME TRANSMISSION FIDELITY 7, translating to MQSKINSFFKPSSSSPAPKSEDPSQCCSVEFDYGRVQPEIVVTYQRRPQNSIGETNGASTGETSKEIDLENVVPNLEVAKSGKVLNKKRKYAQFYLELGQSDFLLHTCTVCGFKYAKGDEGDEKFHKTFHKNYTHGIPFKGWRYEKILRIPSLEIGRIILVLDDDPPPQRNKVQEVVKMMEMDLGDGWIYHQLCKVYLFISSQRISGCLVAEPIKKAYKILSRPEDSRCDVSPEKEARRTSTTLQFGGVSFQRETVRRNQSTKSREEPDESVSGVVLCEKEAVCALCGIRAIWVTPSNRRKHIASYLLDAARESFCKDLVLKRSELAYSQPTSVGRALISNYTSSHSFLVYTPSDV from the exons ATGCAATCAAAGATTAACAGTTTCTTTAagccttcttcttcatctcctgcACCCAAGAGTGAAGATCCATCTCAATGTTGCAGCGTTGAGTTCGATTATGGGAGGGTACAGCCAGAAATTGTGGTCACATACCAGCGAAGACCTCAAAATTCAATTGG TGAAACGAATGGTGCATCAACTGGTGAAACATCCAAGGAAATAGACTTGGAGAATGTTGTGCCAAACCTGGAGGTGGCAAAGTCAGGGAAAGTTCTTAATAAGAAGAGAAAGTACGCCCAATTCTATTTGGAACTGGGTCAGTCTGATTTTTTATTACATACTTGTACTGTCTGTGGCTTCAAGTATGCTAAAGGTGATGAAGGGGATGAAAAGTTTCACAAGACGTTTCACAAGAATTATACGCATGGTATTCCATTTAAG GGTTGGCGGTATGAAAAAATTCTTCGAATTCCTTCACTGGAAATTGGACGAATTATCCTGGTGCTGGACGATGACCCTCCTCCTCAGAGAAACAAG GTACAGGAAGTTGTGAAGATGATGGAGATGGATCTTGGAGATGGGTGGATATATCATCAGCTATGCAAG GTGTATCTGTTTATATCTTCTCAAAGAATATCTGGATGTCTGGTAGCAGAGCCCATAAAGAAGGCGTATAAGATTCTCTCAAGACCAGAAGACAGCAGGTGTGATGTTTCACCTGAGAAGGAAGCAAGACGGACTTCAACCACACTCCAATTTGGGGGAGTGAGTTTCCAGAGGGAAACGGTTAGAAGAAATCAATCAACCAAAAGCCGTGAAGAGCCCGATGAAAGTGTCAGTGGAGTAGTCTTGTGTGAGAAGGAAGCTGTATGTGCATTATGTGGCATTAGAGCTATTTGGGTTACTCCCTCCAACAGAAGAAAACATATAGCCAGCTATTTGCTGGATGCTGCTAG GGAAAGTTTTTGCAAGGATTTAGTTCTTAAACGCTCAGAGTTAGCCTATTCTCAGCCAACCTCAGTTGGAAGGGCCCTCATCTCCAATTACACAAGCAGTCACTCATTCTTGGTTTATACACCTTCTGATGTGTAG